Proteins from one Panicum virgatum strain AP13 chromosome 7K, P.virgatum_v5, whole genome shotgun sequence genomic window:
- the LOC120640187 gene encoding glycerophosphodiester phosphodiesterase GDPDL4-like codes for MATTTSAARSFVLLLSWLAVSAAQKPSGWNTLNGNPPVIIAKGGFSGLFPDSSQFAYEFAVTQSSQRYTVLYCDVQLTKDRVGICLPNISMENGTTISDVFPQEKKSYLVNGVPSWGWFSVDYTFFQLKPVYLQRSIFSRTSWFDGTLPILTVEDMLNNFNPSGTWLNIQHDSFYRKFNLSMTSYIISVSRREKVNYISSPEVSFLTSLLGRVHPRTKLVFRFLDAPSVESSMNVTYHSLLLNNLTFIKTFASGIIVPKHFIWPVSDDNYLEECSSVVRDAHDLGLEIYADDFANDLVLGYNYSYDPLAEYLSFIDNDAFSVDGVLTDHPITASEAIGCFTNLNKSNSDHGKPLIISHNGASGDYPGCTDLAYQKAVEDGADVIDCPVQLTKDGIPICMSFSNLLEACYVPGVVHLGSDETAGVKDIYSVPGFFTYNFTWHDIVTNLQPKISTPFSTSTLQRNPRYATAGNFTRLSDFLTFAKDKDLFGIMITIQPVFGTPEQIQLDMLDSIIEALDDAGYSNETARQKVLVYSYSSSVLAKFKEETDYELVYDINGAYGEVAPSGLAELQKFASAVAVPRLSVIDEDDGFTISQTEMVRSLQAAGYPVYVYNLGNEYVSLPFDFFLDATVQMNTYVEGAGVDGLITDFPATARRYKANTCRNLGNNVPRFMAPVRPGALLKSYSSKPGQKKPEARRLPPLTDDDVAEPPLPQAAGSPSTSIAMRTQTRIPVLVTLVSLVMVFSVI; via the exons ATGGCCACAACTACGTCTGCTGCTCGGTCTTTTGTACTGCTTCTGTCGTGGCTTGCAGTCTCCGCTGCGCAGAAGCCGTCGGGTTGGAACACCCTAAATG GCAACCCTCCGGTTATCATAGCCAAGGGTGGCTTTTCAGGGTTATTCCCTGATTCAAGCCAGTTCGCCTACGAGTTCGCTGTGACTCAGAGCTCACAGCGTTATACCGTCCTTTATTGCGACGTTCAGCTAACGAAAGATAGAGTTGGTATCTGCCTACCCAACATATCAATGGAAAATGGCACTACTATCTCTGATGTTTTTCCCCAAGAGAAGAAAAGCTACCTCGTCAATGGGGTACCTTCGTGGGGATGGTTCTCCGTCGACTACACTTTCTTTCAGCTTAAACCTGTTTATC TCCAACGCTCAATCTTTTCTCGAACGTCATGGTTTGATGGAACGCTTCCAATACTCACTGTTGAAGACATGCTAAACAATTTCAATCCTTCAGGAACTTGGCTCAATATTCAG CATGACAGTTTCTACAGGAAGTTCAATCTAAGCATGACGAGTTACATAATTTCTGTGTCAAGGCGTGAAAAAGTCAACTACATCTCATCACCTGAAGTTAGCTTCCTCACCAGCTTGCTTGGAAGAGTCCACCCCAGAACAAAGCTCGTGTTCCGCTTTCTGGACGCGCCTAGTGTCGAATCATCAATGAACGTGACATATCATTCGCTACTACTGAATAATCTTACCTTTATCAAGACATTTGCATCTGGGATAATTGTCCCCAAGCACTTCATTTGGCCTGTTTCAGATGACAACTATCTCGAAGAATGCAGTTCAGTCGTCCGTGATGCTCACGATTTAGGGTTGGAGATTTATGCTGATGATTTTGCAAATGATCTTGTGCTCGGTTACAACTACAGCTATGATCCGTTGGCAGAATATCTCTCATTTATCGATAATGACGCCTTTTCGGTTGATGGTGTATTGACCGATCACCCTATCACAGCTTCGGAGGCCATTG GTTGTTTTACGAATTTAAACAAAAGCAATTCTGATCATG GAAAGCCACTGATAATTTCTCATAATGGTGCGAGTGGGGACTACCCAGGCTGCACTGATCTTGCTTATCAGAAAGCCGTTGAGGATGGCGCAGATGTCATTGATTGCCCTGTGCAATTGACAAAAGATGGAATACCGATATGCATGAGTTTCAGCAACTTACTGGAGGCATGCTATGTTCCAGGAGTAGTGCATTTGGGCTCTGATGAAACAGCAGGGGTTAAAGATATTTACAGCGTGCCAGGATTCTTCACTTACAACTTTACTTGGCATGACATCGTAACGAACCTCCAAC CCAAAATTTCAACCCCATTTAGCACCTCGACGTTGCAGAGGAACCCCAGATATGCGACCGCaggaaattttacaagattatcGGATTTCCTTACCTTTGCAAAAGATAAGGATTTATTTGGAATCATGATCACTATACAG CCCGTTTTTGGTACGCCCGAGCAAATCCAACTTGACATGCTAGACTCAATCATCGAAGCCCTCGACGATGCTGGCTACAGCAATGAGACCGCCCGGCAGAAAGTTTTGGTTTATTCCTATAGCAGTTCTGTCTTGGCGAAATTTAAAGAGGAGACAGACTACGAGCTGGTGTACGATATCAATGGAGCCTACGGAGAGGTAGCACCGTCCGGCCTCGCGGAGCTTCAAAAGTTTGCTAGCGCTGTCGCGGTCCCTAGGCTATCTGTCATCGATGAAGATGACGGTTTCACAATTTCCCAGACGGAAATGGTCCGGTCCCTTCAGGCCGCCGGCTATCCGGTGTACGTGTACAACCTCGGAAACGAGTACGTTTCGCTGCCCTTCGACTTCTTCTTAGATGCCACAGTGCAGATGAACACGTACGTTGAGGGTGCTGGGGTGGACGGACTGATCACTGATTTCCCTGCCACAGCTCGCAGATACAAGG CGAATACCTGCAGGAATCTGGGGAATAACGTGCCACGGTTCATGGCGCCTGTTCGTCCAGGTGCTCTCCTAAAAAGCTACTCCAGCAAGCCTGGGCAGAAGAAACCAGAGGCCCGAAGACTGCCACCTTTGACAGATGATGACGTCGCCGAGCCACCCCTGCCTCAAGCCGCCGGATCGCCTTCAACTTCAATCGCAATGAGGACCCAAACACGCATTCCAGTTCTCGTAACACTTGTTTCACTCGTAATGGTGTTCTCCGTTATATGA